One genomic window of Corallococcus silvisoli includes the following:
- the pnp gene encoding polyribonucleotide nucleotidyltransferase, whose protein sequence is MLKKSVKIGENELSIETGRLAKQADGAVVVRYGDTMLLITAVSAREKKDVDFLPLTVEYQEKLYSAGRIPGSYFKREGRLTEKETLASRLVDRSCRPLFPEGYAYETQVIASVISADPENEGDIHGITGASAALWVSDIPFNGPIAGIRVGRVGGQLVANPTAKQREQSDLDLVMAVSREAIVMVEGGAEEVSEADMVAALEFGRQQAQPALDIQDQLRAELKKQVRSYDKLATIDEGLRAQVRALAMDGVKAGYAIKEKAARYDALSKAKKAAVAALKEKMGAEFTPQVEKHAKQVIEDLKYDHMRELTVNGGRIGDRGHDVVRSITNEVGVLPRTHGSAVFTRGETQALVVATLGTSEDEQRLELLSGQAFKRFMLHYNFPPFSVNETKPLRGPGRREVGHGALAERALRNMIPASDSFPYTVRLVSEILESNGSSSMASVCGGTLALMDAGVPIKAPVAGIAMGLVKEGEKIAILSDILGDEDHLGDMDFKVCGTSNGITSIQMDIKITGLTTEIMSRALEQARQGRIHILAEMAKTLNAPRKEISQFAPRITTIQIRPEFIKNVIGPGGKVIKDIIARTGAAINIEDTGRVDIASANGEAVKAAIAMIQALTREAEIGKIYTGTVRKIAEFGAFVELFPGTDGLIHISELSDKRVKSVSDVLSEGDEVLVKVVSIDKTGKIRLSRKEAMAERATAQGTPPPAAAPAAPTPDAKA, encoded by the coding sequence ATGTTGAAGAAGAGCGTCAAGATTGGTGAGAACGAGCTGAGCATCGAGACGGGCCGCCTGGCCAAGCAGGCTGACGGCGCGGTGGTGGTCCGCTACGGCGACACCATGCTGCTCATCACGGCGGTGAGCGCGCGGGAGAAGAAGGACGTCGACTTCCTGCCCCTCACGGTGGAGTACCAGGAGAAGCTGTACTCGGCGGGCCGCATCCCGGGCAGCTACTTCAAGCGCGAGGGCCGTCTGACGGAGAAGGAGACGCTGGCCTCCCGTCTGGTGGACCGCTCCTGCCGCCCGCTGTTCCCGGAAGGCTACGCCTACGAGACGCAGGTCATCGCGTCCGTCATCTCCGCGGACCCGGAGAACGAGGGTGACATCCACGGCATCACCGGCGCCTCCGCGGCGCTGTGGGTGTCGGACATCCCGTTCAACGGCCCCATCGCGGGCATCCGCGTGGGCCGCGTGGGCGGCCAGCTGGTGGCCAACCCCACCGCGAAGCAGCGCGAGCAGAGCGACCTGGACCTCGTCATGGCGGTGAGCCGCGAGGCCATCGTGATGGTGGAGGGTGGCGCGGAAGAGGTCAGCGAGGCGGACATGGTGGCGGCGCTGGAGTTCGGCCGTCAGCAGGCCCAGCCCGCCCTGGACATCCAGGACCAGCTGCGCGCCGAGCTGAAGAAGCAGGTCCGCTCCTACGACAAGCTGGCCACCATCGACGAGGGCCTGCGCGCGCAGGTCCGCGCCCTGGCGATGGACGGCGTGAAGGCCGGCTACGCCATCAAGGAGAAGGCGGCCCGCTACGACGCGCTCTCCAAGGCGAAGAAGGCGGCGGTGGCCGCGCTCAAGGAGAAGATGGGCGCGGAGTTCACCCCGCAGGTGGAGAAGCACGCCAAGCAGGTCATCGAGGACCTGAAGTACGACCACATGCGTGAGCTCACCGTGAACGGTGGCCGTATCGGTGACCGCGGCCACGACGTGGTGCGCTCCATCACCAACGAGGTCGGCGTGCTGCCCCGCACGCACGGCAGCGCGGTGTTCACCCGCGGCGAGACGCAGGCGCTCGTGGTCGCCACGCTGGGCACCAGCGAGGACGAGCAGCGGCTGGAGCTCTTGAGCGGCCAGGCCTTCAAGCGCTTCATGCTGCACTACAACTTCCCGCCCTTCAGCGTGAACGAGACCAAGCCCCTGCGCGGCCCCGGCCGTCGCGAGGTCGGTCACGGCGCCCTGGCGGAGCGCGCGCTGCGCAACATGATTCCGGCCAGCGACTCGTTCCCCTACACGGTGCGCCTGGTGTCGGAGATCCTGGAGTCCAACGGCTCCTCGTCCATGGCCTCCGTGTGCGGTGGCACGCTGGCGCTGATGGACGCGGGCGTCCCCATCAAGGCGCCGGTGGCGGGCATCGCCATGGGCCTGGTGAAGGAGGGTGAGAAGATCGCCATCCTGTCCGACATCCTGGGGGATGAGGACCACCTGGGCGACATGGACTTCAAGGTCTGCGGCACGTCCAACGGCATCACGTCCATCCAGATGGACATCAAGATCACCGGCCTCACCACGGAGATCATGAGCCGCGCGCTGGAGCAGGCGCGTCAGGGCCGCATCCACATCCTGGCGGAGATGGCGAAGACGCTGAACGCTCCCCGCAAGGAGATCAGCCAGTTCGCGCCGCGCATCACCACCATCCAGATCCGTCCGGAGTTCATCAAGAACGTCATCGGGCCGGGCGGCAAGGTGATCAAGGACATCATCGCCCGCACGGGTGCCGCGATTAACATCGAGGACACCGGCCGCGTGGACATCGCCAGCGCGAACGGCGAGGCGGTGAAGGCGGCCATCGCGATGATCCAGGCGCTCACGCGCGAGGCGGAGATCGGGAAGATCTACACGGGCACGGTGCGGAAGATCGCCGAGTTCGGCGCCTTCGTGGAGCTGTTCCCGGGCACCGACGGCCTCATCCACATCTCCGAGCTGTCCGACAAGCGCGTGAAGAGCGTGTCGGACGTGCTGAGCGAGGGTGACGAGGTGCTGGTGAAGGTCGTCAGCATCGACAAGACGGGCAAGATCCGCCTGTCTCGCAAGGAGGCCATGGCCGAGCGCGCCACCGCGCAGGGCACGCCCCCTCCGGCCGCCGCCCCCGCGGCCCCGACGCCGGACGCGAAGGCCTGA
- the rpsO gene encoding 30S ribosomal protein S15, whose amino-acid sequence MSLHQERKSELVTKFRTHESDTGSPEVQVALLSERINMLTEHFKTHKKDHHSRRGLLKLVGQRRRMLDYLKSKDVARYKKLIEGLGIRK is encoded by the coding sequence ATGTCGTTGCATCAGGAGCGCAAGAGCGAGCTGGTCACGAAGTTCCGCACCCACGAGTCCGACACCGGCTCGCCCGAGGTGCAGGTGGCGCTGCTGTCCGAGCGCATCAACATGCTCACCGAGCACTTCAAGACCCACAAGAAGGACCACCACTCCCGCCGCGGTCTGCTGAAGCTGGTCGGTCAGCGCCGCCGCATGCTGGACTACCTCAAGTCCAAGGACGTGGCCCGTTACAAGAAGCTCATCGAGGGCCTCGGCATCCGCAAGTAG
- the truB gene encoding tRNA pseudouridine(55) synthase TruB, producing the protein MDGVLVIDKPLGPTSFDVVRQVRGLLKVKKAGHTGTLDPMATGVLPVCLGEATKVAGYITEGDKAYDAVVRLGVETDTQDAQGKPTAEAPVPPLTAPLLESVLGRFRGTFEQVPPMYSAVKVAGKRLYELARAGEEVERASRTVTVHELVLRDFSADRLTLSVRCSKGFYVRTLAFDLGRALGCGAHLEALRRTMSGPFTLARSLPLGDLASLSREDVAGRLVSLADALTDLPAVRVGAEDARRVTHGVPVEVAPVPGRVRVLGPEDALLAMAEVVGGRLRYLRVFV; encoded by the coding sequence ATGGACGGCGTCCTCGTCATCGACAAGCCCCTGGGCCCCACCTCCTTCGACGTGGTGCGCCAGGTGCGCGGCCTGCTGAAGGTGAAGAAGGCGGGCCACACGGGCACGCTCGACCCGATGGCCACCGGTGTGCTGCCGGTGTGCCTGGGAGAGGCCACCAAGGTCGCGGGTTACATCACGGAAGGTGACAAGGCCTACGACGCCGTGGTGCGGCTGGGCGTGGAGACGGACACCCAGGACGCCCAGGGCAAGCCGACGGCGGAGGCCCCGGTGCCCCCGCTGACGGCGCCGCTGCTGGAGTCGGTGCTCGGCCGCTTCCGGGGCACCTTCGAACAGGTGCCGCCCATGTACTCGGCGGTGAAGGTGGCCGGGAAGCGCCTGTACGAGCTGGCCCGGGCGGGCGAGGAAGTGGAGCGGGCCAGCCGCACCGTCACGGTGCACGAGCTGGTGCTGCGCGACTTCTCCGCGGACCGGCTGACGCTGTCGGTGCGCTGCTCGAAGGGCTTCTATGTGCGCACGCTCGCGTTCGACCTGGGCCGCGCGCTGGGCTGCGGGGCGCACCTGGAGGCGCTGCGGCGCACGATGAGCGGCCCCTTCACCCTGGCGCGCTCGCTGCCCCTGGGGGACCTGGCGTCCCTTTCGCGCGAGGACGTGGCCGGGCGGCTGGTGTCCCTGGCGGACGCGCTGACGGACCTGCCCGCGGTGCGGGTGGGCGCGGAGGACGCGCGGCGGGTGACGCACGGCGTCCCCGTGGAGGTCGCGCCCGTGCCGGGCCGGGTGCGTGTGCTGGGCCCGGAGGACGCCCTGCTCGCCATGGCGGAGGTGGTGGGCGGGCGGCTGCGCTACCTGCGGGTGTTCGTCTGA
- the rbfA gene encoding 30S ribosome-binding factor RbfA produces the protein MTTHARPERVGQEIQAAIGALLTRGELRDPRIGFITITGVKVSPDLRVAKVFYSMLGTDQEKADTQKGLDAAKGFVRREVTSAVNLRVSPEIFFAFDASVGEGDKIDRLLREVRGKEGW, from the coding sequence ATGACGACGCATGCACGACCCGAGCGCGTGGGGCAGGAAATCCAGGCGGCGATTGGCGCCCTGCTGACGCGGGGGGAATTGCGCGACCCGCGCATCGGCTTCATCACCATCACCGGCGTGAAGGTGTCGCCGGACCTGCGGGTGGCGAAGGTCTTCTATTCGATGTTGGGCACGGACCAGGAGAAGGCGGACACCCAGAAGGGCCTGGACGCGGCCAAGGGCTTCGTCCGCCGCGAGGTGACGTCCGCGGTGAACCTGCGCGTGTCGCCCGAAATCTTCTTCGCCTTCGACGCGTCCGTGGGCGAGGGCGATAAGATCGACCGGCTCCTGCGCGAGGTGCGCGGCAAGGAAGGTTGGTAG
- a CDS encoding DUF503 domain-containing protein codes for MFVGVARLTLQIPESASLKSKRQVLRRVTDRVKARFNVAVAEVDDQDLWQKASVALAVVGNERRHVDEQLEKIIHFIEEMYVAPLMARETEILAFGEKLYSEPVTGAFRAPAKVPEDELDAEAGLSPEDAHAHSEAAIARFLRSDRSLAEAEGLGSWEQRHEGAGPGTGTSRPLVEGGNLSLDDARAKARALRNPRDWEKK; via the coding sequence ATGTTCGTGGGTGTCGCACGCCTCACCCTCCAGATTCCGGAGAGCGCCTCGCTGAAGTCCAAGCGTCAGGTGCTCCGCCGGGTGACGGACCGGGTGAAGGCCCGTTTCAACGTGGCCGTCGCGGAAGTGGACGACCAGGACCTCTGGCAGAAGGCGTCCGTCGCGCTGGCGGTGGTGGGCAACGAGCGCCGCCATGTGGATGAGCAGCTGGAGAAGATCATCCACTTCATCGAAGAGATGTACGTCGCGCCGCTGATGGCCCGGGAGACGGAGATCCTCGCCTTCGGGGAGAAGCTCTACTCCGAGCCCGTCACGGGCGCGTTCCGTGCCCCGGCGAAGGTGCCGGAGGACGAACTGGACGCGGAGGCCGGCCTGTCACCCGAGGACGCGCACGCGCACTCGGAGGCCGCCATCGCCCGCTTCCTGCGCAGCGACCGTTCGCTGGCGGAGGCGGAGGGGCTGGGCTCCTGGGAACAGCGGCACGAGGGGGCGGGTCCCGGGACGGGGACTTCCCGGCCCCTGGTTGAGGGTGGAAATCTGTCGCTGGACGACGCTCGGGCCAAGGCCCGGGCGCTGCGCAACCCGCGAGACTGGGAGAAGAAATGA